Proteins encoded in a region of the Takifugu flavidus isolate HTHZ2018 chromosome 8, ASM371156v2, whole genome shotgun sequence genome:
- the nr4a1 gene encoding nuclear receptor subfamily 4 group A member 1 isoform X2 — MTCIHPQPGSQPCEVNLSGSDLQSTDFISRLSVNMSSPQDHISAPSLPSLHSLVGSQTADLDAYSCQFTTAPAHISTSSVQEAAFMLDDLQVYGCYPGMFSLSYPDESMSPTGSDYFGSPKSASSPSTPAFQSQQGSNWDSAFGLYSPSPGYWATEEASVPHAPSFFTFGSASVEDMALLGQSHLSEQDPFSLSLGHQPSVNFPAAVMEPQLGVESTEQMDGSLSPKLKSPSGTESCCAVCGDNASCQHYGVRTCEGCKGFFKRTVQKNSKYVCLANKDCPVDKRRRNRCQFCRFQKCLAVGMVREVVRTDSLKGRRGRLPSKPKAVQEVTTSVSPVSMIASLRDHLCSPHLQYMETEVSSNQKEEASDIKQFYDLLTVSMEVIRKWAKSIPGFPDFCPEDQELLLESAFVELFILRLAYRSNPDTEKLIFCNGTVLHRTQCVRGFGDWIDSILEFSQALHRMKLDVSSFSCLTALVLITDRHGLKEPGRVEDMQNQLIACLKDHVSGCGSESLRPNYLSRLLGKLPELRTLCTQGLQRIFYLKLEDIVPPPPIVDKIFMDTLPF; from the exons ATGACTTGTATACACCCCCAGCCCGGATCCCAGCCCTGCGAGGTCAATCTCAGCGGCTCTGATCTCCAAAGCACAGACTTTATCTCCAGGTTGTCTGTCAATATGAGCAGCCCCCAGGACCAcatctctgctccctccctGCCAAGCCTCCACTCACTTGTGGGCTCTCAGACAGCAGACCTTGATGCATATTCATGTCAGTTTACCACAGCTCCTGCCCACATCAGCACCTCGTCCGTCCAGGAGGCCGCTTTCATGCTGGATGACCTCCAGGTTTATGGCTGCTACCCTGGAATGTTCTCCCTGAGCTACCCAGATGAATCCATGTCCCCCACAGGGTCTGACTATTTTGGCAGCCCCAAATCAGCCTCATCTCCTTCAACACCTGCCTTCCAGAGCCAGCAGGGGTCCAACTGGGACTCGGCGTTCGGGCTTTACTCACCCAGTCCAGGTTACTGGGCCACAGAGGAGGCCTCAGTGCCACACGCGCCTTCTTTCTTCACTTTTGGCTCAGCGTCTGTGGAGGACATGGCTCTCTTGGGTCAATCACACCTATCAGAACAGGATCCTTTCAGTTTGTCTCTCGGACACCAGCCTTCCGTGAACTTTCCCGCGGCGGTGATGGAGCCGCAACTCGGCGTCGAAAGCACCGAGCAGATGGACGGAAGCTTATCACCCAAGTTAAAAAGTCCCAGTGGGACCGAGAGCTGCTGTGCCGTGTGTGGCGACAACGCCTCCTGTCAACACTACGGAGTACGAACCTGCGAGGGCTGCAAAGGATTCTTCAAG CGCACGGTCCAGAAAAATTCCAAGTATGTTTGCCTGGCAAACAAGGACTGCCCTGTAGACAAAAGAAGGCGGAATCGATGCCAGTTCTGCCGTTTCCAGAAGTGTCTCGCTGTCGGCATGGTGAGGGAAG TGGTGAGAACAGACAGCTTGAAAGGACGGAGAGGCCGCCTGCCGTCCAAACCTAAAGCCGTCCAGGAGGTGACGACCTCCGTGTCTCCCGTCAGCATGATCGCGTCCCTG CGTGACCACCTCTGCTCTCCCCACCTCCAGTACATGGAGACAGAAGTCAGTTCCAACCAGAAGGAAGAGGCGAGCGACATCAAGCAGTTTTACGACTTACTCACCGTCTCCATGGAGGTGATCAGGAAGTGGGCGAAGAGCATCCCTGGTTTCCCCGACTTCTGCCCCGAGGACCAGGAACTGCTGCTGGAATCAGCCTTTGTGGAACTCTTCATCCTCCGGCTTGCGTATCG ctccaATCCCGACACGGAGAAGCTCATCTTCTGCAACGGCACCGTGCTTCACAGAACGCAGTGTGTCCGAGGCTTCGGGGACTGGATCGACTCCATCCTGGAGTTTTCCCAGGCCCTCCATCGGATGAAGCTTGAcgtttcctccttctcctgcttgACGGCGCTGGTCCTAATCACAG ACCGGCACGGTCTGAAGGAGCCGGGGCGAGTGGAGGACATGCAGAACCAGCTCATCGCCTGCCTCAAAGACCACGTTTCGGGCTGCGGCTCCGAATCGTTGCGTCCCAATTATTTGTCCCGACTTCTGGGGAAGCTGCCCGAGCTGAGGACTCTGTGCACCCAAGGCCTCCAACGCATCTTTTACCTAAAACTGGAAGACatagttcctcctcctccgatcGTGGACAAAATATTCATGGACACTCTCCCGTTCTGA
- the nr4a1 gene encoding nuclear receptor subfamily 4 group A member 1 isoform X1 produces MTCIHPQPGSQPCEVNLSGSDLQSTDFISRLSVNMSSPQDHISAPSLPSLHSLVGSQTADLDAYSCQFTTAPAHISTSSVQEAAFMLDDLQVYGCYPGMFSLSYPDESMSPTGSDYFGSPKSASSPSTPAFQSQQGSNWDSAFGLYSPSPGYWATEEASVPHAPSFFTFGSASVEDMALLGQSHLSEQDPFSLSLGHQPSVNFPAAVMEPQLGVESTEQMDGSLSPKLKSPSGTESCCAVCGDNASCQHYGVRTCEGCKGFFKRTVQKNSKYVCLANKDCPVDKRRRNRCQFCRFQKCLAVGMVREVVRTDSLKGRRGRLPSKPKAVQEVTTSVSPVSMIASLVRAHIDSNPSIARMDYSKYMETEVSSNQKEEASDIKQFYDLLTVSMEVIRKWAKSIPGFPDFCPEDQELLLESAFVELFILRLAYRSNPDTEKLIFCNGTVLHRTQCVRGFGDWIDSILEFSQALHRMKLDVSSFSCLTALVLITDRHGLKEPGRVEDMQNQLIACLKDHVSGCGSESLRPNYLSRLLGKLPELRTLCTQGLQRIFYLKLEDIVPPPPIVDKIFMDTLPF; encoded by the exons ATGACTTGTATACACCCCCAGCCCGGATCCCAGCCCTGCGAGGTCAATCTCAGCGGCTCTGATCTCCAAAGCACAGACTTTATCTCCAGGTTGTCTGTCAATATGAGCAGCCCCCAGGACCAcatctctgctccctccctGCCAAGCCTCCACTCACTTGTGGGCTCTCAGACAGCAGACCTTGATGCATATTCATGTCAGTTTACCACAGCTCCTGCCCACATCAGCACCTCGTCCGTCCAGGAGGCCGCTTTCATGCTGGATGACCTCCAGGTTTATGGCTGCTACCCTGGAATGTTCTCCCTGAGCTACCCAGATGAATCCATGTCCCCCACAGGGTCTGACTATTTTGGCAGCCCCAAATCAGCCTCATCTCCTTCAACACCTGCCTTCCAGAGCCAGCAGGGGTCCAACTGGGACTCGGCGTTCGGGCTTTACTCACCCAGTCCAGGTTACTGGGCCACAGAGGAGGCCTCAGTGCCACACGCGCCTTCTTTCTTCACTTTTGGCTCAGCGTCTGTGGAGGACATGGCTCTCTTGGGTCAATCACACCTATCAGAACAGGATCCTTTCAGTTTGTCTCTCGGACACCAGCCTTCCGTGAACTTTCCCGCGGCGGTGATGGAGCCGCAACTCGGCGTCGAAAGCACCGAGCAGATGGACGGAAGCTTATCACCCAAGTTAAAAAGTCCCAGTGGGACCGAGAGCTGCTGTGCCGTGTGTGGCGACAACGCCTCCTGTCAACACTACGGAGTACGAACCTGCGAGGGCTGCAAAGGATTCTTCAAG CGCACGGTCCAGAAAAATTCCAAGTATGTTTGCCTGGCAAACAAGGACTGCCCTGTAGACAAAAGAAGGCGGAATCGATGCCAGTTCTGCCGTTTCCAGAAGTGTCTCGCTGTCGGCATGGTGAGGGAAG TGGTGAGAACAGACAGCTTGAAAGGACGGAGAGGCCGCCTGCCGTCCAAACCTAAAGCCGTCCAGGAGGTGACGACCTCCGTGTCTCCCGTCAGCATGATCGCGTCCCTGGTGAGGGCGCACATCGACTCAAACCCCAGCATCGCGAGAATGGATTACTCCAAA TACATGGAGACAGAAGTCAGTTCCAACCAGAAGGAAGAGGCGAGCGACATCAAGCAGTTTTACGACTTACTCACCGTCTCCATGGAGGTGATCAGGAAGTGGGCGAAGAGCATCCCTGGTTTCCCCGACTTCTGCCCCGAGGACCAGGAACTGCTGCTGGAATCAGCCTTTGTGGAACTCTTCATCCTCCGGCTTGCGTATCG ctccaATCCCGACACGGAGAAGCTCATCTTCTGCAACGGCACCGTGCTTCACAGAACGCAGTGTGTCCGAGGCTTCGGGGACTGGATCGACTCCATCCTGGAGTTTTCCCAGGCCCTCCATCGGATGAAGCTTGAcgtttcctccttctcctgcttgACGGCGCTGGTCCTAATCACAG ACCGGCACGGTCTGAAGGAGCCGGGGCGAGTGGAGGACATGCAGAACCAGCTCATCGCCTGCCTCAAAGACCACGTTTCGGGCTGCGGCTCCGAATCGTTGCGTCCCAATTATTTGTCCCGACTTCTGGGGAAGCTGCCCGAGCTGAGGACTCTGTGCACCCAAGGCCTCCAACGCATCTTTTACCTAAAACTGGAAGACatagttcctcctcctccgatcGTGGACAAAATATTCATGGACACTCTCCCGTTCTGA
- the zgc:56699 gene encoding gametocyte-specific factor 1 — MANTARLGSTTDPSKTASVRVHAAEEYDTRANCDPDKLLQCPFDKNHQIRSSRFPYHIIKCRKNHPKLASQLKSCPFNARHLVPNQELQAHIETCPDRIVLDSEEAGNDGNCKWKVPVSTWENTNLTEDWETEVDDYAPPFILGRRMENEKSTSKKTDFKPAPAFKTPNTLPWTADF, encoded by the exons ATGGCCAATACCGCCAGATTGGGAAGCACGACTGACCCGAGCAAGACTGCTTCCGTGAGAGTGCATGCTGCAGAAGAATACG ATACAAGAGCCAACTGCGACCCCGACAAACTTCTGCAGTGTCCCTTTGACAAGAACCACCAGATCCGCTCCAGCCGCTTCCCTTACCATATTATCAAGTGCAGGAAG AACCATCCCAAACTGGCCAGCCAGCTCAAATCCTGCCCTTTTAATGCTCGCCACCTGGTTCCAAATCAAGAGCTGCAGGCCCACATTGAAACCTGCCCAGACCGGATCGTTTTGGACAGCGAGGAGG CGGGAAATGATGGGAATTGCAAGTGGAAGGTTCCGGTCAGCACCTGGGAAAACACAAACCTGACCGAGGACTGGGAGACAG AGGTCGACGATTACGCCCCTCCATTTATTTTGGGTAGGAGGATGGAAAATGAAAA GTCCACTTCCAAAAAAACTGACTTCAAGCCGGCTCCAGCTTTCAAAACACCCAACACCCTCCCATGGACGGCTGACTTTTAA